The region AttccattgaatttttttgcgTGGATGCAATGGattcatttaattaataagCTTTTTTCTCATTGGAGGAAGGCTTTCCtggttttttgtttgttttatttaatgctAATGTAAAATCATAATAAGTTAGTTTTTAGTAGATAAAgtcttatgaatattttttggaaAGGATATTTACACCTCCTAGTAATTAGAAAAGCTTCAATTAGAATTCATACTTCCTAGCAATTGAGAAAGCATGGTTGTCAACCCTCCTAATCATCAGTCAAGTCACCATGCCTTGCTCCACCTAATTGATAGATTTGTATTTTGTACATGTAAGTAGAACACTTGTCAATATTAAACGTTGGtgctttcattttattatattattatgatatgattatgattatggaTCTCATATGATGTATGGTCGGTACCCgtcccttttttcttctttacagaGTGTGACATGTGAGACTATAGGGTGAACTCTTctgaaaataattcaaaacatagcaattcttgattttattatgtTGGCATGTCAAGTTATGAGTTGATTATTCTTTTGGCTGGCTGGCTGACATTGTCATGTTTTCCATTTATGCTGTTGTGTTTATGTATATATTCTTTTGCTAGACTGCCAAGACGCATTTAACACAGAGAATACAACTTTTGGATGATAAAATGGAGAGTCAAAAGGAGATCTCAAAGGCAATTCAAAATGACGTAAGAGAATATGTCTCTCTTTGCCCCAGCACCTTAATTTGTGAATGAATGACCaggtttatttgttttgattgacCTCATCATCAAATGTGTCATCCTTAGTTTTGGGAAACTGTATGAAGCTGCATATAGAAGCATTTAAATGCAATAATTGAAATCCTGATTCTGGCTAGCTTTCTTGTTAATTGATACACCTGTTGAAGGATTTGATTTCactgaaattgtttttcaagcagtaaactttattttatgtgCATCTTATGTGCTGAAAGCCTAGTTGCATGTaaactttttttgttaatgaataaCCTAGTGTGATATATCAGCTCATTTAGCTATTATTTAGAACTTATTATATCTTccttattaattgaaaatacagtCTCACTTTCGACTGATTTCTATGATATTATAGGTAATATAAGGTAATTACAGAGCAGTCCCTTGCAATCCAAACATTTATCTGTGATATGATCCTAACGTGTCTTTTTTTACACAGGTCAATGCTGCCTCTGAAAATCTTACACAAATTGGTTCTGAGTTATGGCAGTTGCAGTGTTTAGTATCTGGTTTGGTAGGGTTTGCCTAATGATAATCCCTCATTTTTTTGGCTTTGCTAGCTCTGACTTTCtttgtcaatatatatatctcaTATTCTCAAACTCACGTATCTGCACACAACCCTATTCATCCGATTGAAGCACCAAAAACACTGACGATGTGCTTTATGAAACCTTCTTATTTGTTCCATTTCCATTTGaaataggaaaagaagaaaaaagttcaaTAATAATGAAGGGTTGAAAtggctcaatttttttattgtaattgggTATGTTTGTCTTTGTTTCTCTGCCCCTTCTCTGAATTCATTACAATCTGTTCTTTTTGCAGGATGGAAAGATAGGTTCATTGGAGGAGAAACAGGTGAACCAACACTTAAACATaaacattttttcaatttaaattgaaaaccatATCTAATTCTATATATCCATGTGTTGCTGGCATTTCTATAACATGCTGAGGTTTGCTGAACATCTTTCCCCATGAAAAGTTTGCATTATCTGGtttatttatctcatttttttgGAGTCACaagaatattaattgttaagTACATGCATCACAGATTGGACACGTTTTGTGTCAAAGATGTTTGAATGAATGTTTGTTATGTTGAAGTGCACCATAAGTCGTAAACACTGAATATTTTTGTGTGATATTCTTCGTGTTTGCTCAAGGAATTGAAAGTTGTATTTTGAGCATCTGTGATGCCTTTAATAACTGAAATGATGTTTACATGCCATTGAAACTTTTGGTGGATGAACAAACCTTTTCTTGTTCCAAAATCTTGTTAAGAGTTGAAAGTAATAATCCATGAGTTGTGGGTGCTCTGATAGTCAGATGagtatttgaattttcttttgctATGGTTTTTCATTGTGTGTGTTTGTTACTTAATTTTGAGGCCAACCAAAAGCTGGAAGCATTCTCTTAACCTCTTTATTCGTTTATTATATAGATTGATTGTAGTTGCTTATGATAAAATGGTTGCTTCCTAAGCAGGCATAGTGAGATAACTCACCAGTGTTTTATGCCTTTAAATTGCATAAATGGGCGGTTCTTGTTGTCTGAGCTCCTGTTTGTATTATTGCTAATGTACTGGTTCAATTGTATGGTGACAGGATATTGCAAATATGGGTGTGATGTACCTGTGCAACTTTGTTGGtggcaaaaaagcaaaaatgcCTAAAGCTCTAGAGGTTGGAAATAGTATTTAATGCATTTGgtgattttttaattctatGCATCTGATTTTTACATTAGAAGTGGTTAATGGGCATTGTAAACAAATCATATTGCCTGCATGAATTAGCACATTGTAAAATTTTGCTCTCACCACCATCCAGAAGTGGAGGTTTTGGACAAGGGAAGGCAGTATTAGTTTTCATTAACCTGTCTTATCAAACCTCCAATTACCTAAGTCTAGTTTTATATCTGACAACTTCAGCTTTCTGTATCTTGCAGGATCAGTTCAAACCTTCAGGAAGAACTCGTGCTTCACTCATGTACTCTGAAGTCCCAAGTTTGACGGTATCTTTCTTATTtaatgaattgaatttaaatttctgTGTCTTTGTTCTCCCTTATTTGCACACAAGTGTACCAATACCCTGATATAGATTAGCTGAAGTTAGGTATGCAGCTTGGCTGCAGATTTACAGTTTGATCCTTCAGCCACTACATGCTAACTGGCCTGGAAACTGTCATTTTAATACGTAATCATGTCCCTCTAAGCCACACTTGAATCCCAGAACATTTTAATACGTAATCATGTCCCTCTAAGCCACACTTGAATCCCAGAAAAGAGAGCAAACAAATGTAACTGTATGTTGCATGCTTTGAACCAGGCCATATCTGCTTTCTGGTCTGTTGGCACTGCTTATTTAAGGTAACAGGAAATCTTTATGCTTAAAACATTGAGGATTTGGGCTGAGAATTTTAGGTGacaataaaaatgcattttgttCACTGAGTATAGCCTGGACTAGAATTTGATGCCTCTCTCAATCCTGACAGGGTCTAAAGGAGCTTGCAGACGATATATCTCAAACCTTCGGTGAGCCAGCCACTGatgctattctgcaagatggaACTGATAATCTGGAAGACCAGCCAAGAATCCCACGTATTGATCAACCGAGAGCTCTGCTCAGGTTTTTTCCCAacattttcaagttttaaatgCTAATAATCTGCTAGAGTAGCTTGTGCATGTGCATAAACAGTATATTGGGATGGATTTCTTTGTTGCAGGCAAAACAATCAGTTATTTACTGTTATTTTTCATAGTTATCtgaaaggaaaaataagaaTGATCATATTTTGTGCTCTCTAACAACTAGTGAGAAACTTTTAGGGTGGGTCTGTTTCCACACCTCCAATATCTAAATTTACGACAACACCATTAATAAGGTGTTTGTAAGGGGAATAATTAATTGACTTTTATATAAGTTTGCCAATTCCCATGATATCTATACAGTTTGAATTGCACCCAAATGGTTGCAGTTGTTGAAGAATTGGATGTTACAAATTGAATCGCACCTAGACTTTTGTTACTGTCTTCCCTCCCTCTGCTTTCTTCTTACCGGTTGTGATAGGGACGCAGCTCCTCATTTTTTCTCCGCTCTTGAAGGGATTTTAGTCCAACAACTACTATGAGATTAGGCAttcttttagaaatatttttaaatttcgaATATCTGTTTCCCTGAATCTCCCATCTGGTGACCAATATTGCTGGAGTTATAGTGTTGGACTGCACTGTTTTGCCCCTTTGGTGGGTTTTTGCATATGAAGGACTAAAGAAATGAACTTAATGGTGAGGCTTTAGCTTGGTGATTAAAAATAAAGGTGTTATTGCTGGTGGCTTCAGAACTCTGGTGTTAGAAAATTTTCTTTCGAATCTTTtttcccatatttttttaaccctACACCTTTGAATTAATTGATGATGATCTTAGTCTCTTTATCTCATAGGTGAAGTATTTCGAATTGTTCTGGTGTTACTGgtgggtaattaatttgtcttTTTGCATAAAGGGGGGATTAATTTGGCTATTTGTAGAAAGGGATGAAGGAGGAGTGACCCCAGGAGAGGATAGGGAGTGTTTGGATGCTTAGCTGGAAAGAATCTAAAGAAATAAATGTGGgtctcattattattttttcttggattagaTTTTGGTGGCGTGGAGATAGAATTACCCAAACTTTATTGGTGGAAAAACTTTCCTTGTACCAAATCCGTGTTTGGGTTCTGAAGTCGTCAACCCATATACCACATATCATAACTTAGGAGCATATATACCCTGTTTCCTTAGTATGTTAACGGACTATGGTGGTTGGTGATTAAGCTTGAGGTTATGTCTCACTCACTGAGCTGGTGCTTTCTGGTAGGAAAGGTGGTGATAAAGCTTCTGGGTTGTGTTTCATCTTGTTGCTCATAATTATGTGTTTCTCTGAAATATAATGTTGAAATGCCATGCCCCTTCTTTCTTCTTGACGTGCAATTCTGTTGCTTACAGTTTTGTTCTGCACGGTTTGCCATTTGCAGGTTTAATTCTGCCAGGTGTTGATTGCAATATCCTTGACGCGACCCAGCTGCATCTTTGCAACATGCTCGTTGATTATTTATGTACAAATAAGGACATTTTCCACTACACTGAGCAACTTGATCACTCAAATGATGGTTGATTTCTCATGGTAGATTCCCTCTGTAGGTTTCTATTTGAAAATAGACGCTGCTCTGCTTTGgaaatttaataaacaaaagcAGTCTGTTTATAGTACAATGTGTATTTTAtcgtaattttttatttgttgcaagTGTTATGGAAACAACCCGTAGGCGTGTAAAGTATGGAATTTTGACTTATAAAATAGGCTTGTTATGAGAATGGTGTACGCCCTTGCGTGCCTGTTTGGGACATGAGAATTTTATGTTACCTCAGAAAGTAAAAATGATAAAGTATTTGTTGCTGTTCTCAAGTGTATTTGACATTCCAGGGATGTGTGATTTTCTCCGTTAGTTCTTTGTCCGTTTCCACTACTTTAAGCTGCTAAAAATAAGTCCAACaaccttattttatttgtttcagcCGAGTCCTTTAATTCCTAGCattaaaaattgatcaaatttagATTCCTTGGGCttcaaatttgaatttgtaattattttcttggttttgatcAACCGTGAATAGCATTTTTTGGTGCCATGGACTATACttttctttaatgaattttttattgtggtttttataagtttttgtcTCCTTGTTCACTATAATTGATTAtgaagaatttattattttcacaaGAGTATTGGAGGAGATGGCatctatcatttatttattttcaagtgcAATTTATGGTACATATTAATAGATTAGTTCAGATGTATTGCCACCATGCAAGGATGAGAAAGAAGGAAGCCGGAATCTCTAGTTATGGGAAACGAAAAGGCATGCTCATCGCTTCATTCCAAAGAGATCGCTTCATTATATTGCATGGTGGCAACGTACACGTCTCTCCTCCCTGCTCTAAGCACGGCAATGAATCGTCATATGAAGTGCCCATGTGAGGTATGAAGCTGAATCCGTCGTGGAATGCCTCCCCAGTAATGATGTTGCCTATATGTCGAAGGTTTTTCGAATCATTTTCTTCGTAGGTTGTGTTCAAGTTCTGCTCCACAAGCTCTATAAATATTGAAGATTTAAGGAGGAGGCTAAGAGCGGTTGGGGAAGATGACTTGGTGAGAAGCCTAACGGGAAGTTTCTTCCTTTGGAAAATGACCTCGTGTTTAGGGGTGTTTAAACTATTCATTAAAGAAGGGTCCATCCGGGGAATGGATAGCTGGGTTGGTTTCTCTCTAGGAAAGTGGTTGGAGAAGGTTGTCATTGGCAGGGGCTCTGAAGTTGGTTTTGATTCTTGAGGTGCAGCAGGACTGGCTTCTGGCTTCAGCCACCTGATGAACGTGTACTGAAATCGAAGCTGGTTACAGCATTGGTCCCTCTGTATTCAATGGCTGCTATATCATAGGCATGAGCAGCTTCTTCCTGGGAACCTACAGTAGGAGGAAACATCTCTTAAGCTAGCTTCTCCTGTTATTGTGAGAATGCTCAAGAACAAACCTTCTTAAGGAGGCTAGGTATTCTTCTTTGGTGACCGTTTTCATTCTTTCAATCTCTTTCTCATAGTCAGACTCCTGTTACAAATGATCACACAgaaatcaacataaaattaaGATCTTATTCTAGCTCCATAAATAACCAAATATCTAATGAGggatttacatataaaaatgtttggtttttttatctgataaattgataatatttacCGGAAGATCTGTGAAAGTTGACGTTCCCCAGTACTTGAGAGCAGCTAAATCATATGCTCTTGCGGCGGATTCTTCTTCATCATAAGCTCCTGCTGCATTTGCAGAAGTTCTCGAAGGTTAATTagctttatttttctctagaGACAACTAAGATTGATTTGAACCAGAAAGCGGAGCGCTCACCAATATAAACTGCTCAGAGAAAAATGAAGTTGAGATGCAACCAGATGACTAAAGCGATCGTGATCAGTAATCAAGTAGTGGCAAGAGCTGCGGTCGAATCACCAAGTGGCCGTTGCTGCTGCTGACAAATTTGTTGATTATTGCAGCTTAATGCAAATGTAGAATGGTCTCTCCGCCGTCTTTTAATACAATTACTTGTCTCCGCAccgcttctttcttcttctatcATGCACAAGCGACGCCTTCCTGGGCTTATGTGATCACCAATATTCCCTGTCAACTCCATCTTTGTCTACAGTAACAGGACTCTTCAGGGAAAATCGAGAGCGACAAAAAGACCAGACTCGATTAATATGTTTACAAAACTAATGAATGAAGTATTTATAAGCATGTTCGTTTGTTTGTTTTGAGCTGTAACAACTGCTCATATGCTTCATGAGCACCCACCCCAGACAATATCCTCGGTACCATCACTTTTCAAAAATTCTGCCAAGAATTTTTGCAGTAGTACTTGAAGAAGTACGTTGATTAGCAGACAGCACAATAGCAGTTTTGTTAATGAATGGCAGGAAAGGTGGAATGCAGGCCTAAGAACTCCAAAAACgtaaatatagaattaaaaaagtataAGATTACTAAGAAGGATgacatattatattttatttcctcttttATGAAATTCAGTGTGAATGTTTAGCAGCAAATTGTATCGCTATTCATTAACAGCATAACAATATGCTATTAATGAAACATTTTCCTTGAAATTATCACAAGGATCGTACTCAAGTTTAACAGCATCTTTTAACCCTTAATTTAGCTGCTGGAAATGATCAGAAATGCACTGAATTTAAGCTAAATGTCCTGGTTTAAATACCCTAGATTAAATTTCTGGTCCACAGTTTGGATTTAGGGATGATCAgctgataattttaatatattaagcCTAGCTCGGACAAAAGGTGAATTTGGCTTTACTTACAGTAAAGCTTCCTAATTgccttttagatttttgttttcttaacgCATTCTCTTCACttgtttattctttcttttggcCTGTTCATTCATGGGATTCTTCCTCAGAGGTACAGTGTTTTCCGttgaaattagaattttttaattattttaatatactaatatcaaaaatatattatttaaatatattttaaaaaataacaattacagTATTCTGGCATGTTTATTTTATAGGAGTCTCCATGGCTAAATTTGGAAAAGTGGTTTCTTAATTGACGGCGGTGTTTTTCATGGAATCTAACTTCATTTAATACTAATATATTTCATGGATAGTTTAGGTTTTATCGGGTTCgggtataaataataaaaataaagttgggTTTTCAGGGGGTAAAACCGTAAAAGATACTGCTCTACCTCTACCCGACCTCAAATTCAACCCACACTCAACTCGAAATTTATTTGTGTTCATGAAGTTGAAGagaattaaatcttaaattataaaatgcaCACATATACTATAAtttaatacataataaaaatgaaaagaaaaaaaatgaaagaacagGATTAAATAAACGACAGCAAAATTAAGCAGTCTCTCACTCTGGCTTgcttttcttattcatttttgTCCGTACCGAGCtcactctcactctctctctctcagtctAACAACACGTTCACTTCAAGCAAACTCGAAAATATATGCATACATTTCTATATCCGCTATATATATCAGCAACATGATCAGGCTTTAATTATGTCTGCAGAGGAGTTGATGGAAGACGTAAAATTTCTAACAAGGCTTTCCCTTAAAGCAGCTAAGTGAACCAGAAAATCGAGTTAGCCTGGTCACAAATGTTCCTGGTTTCGATTTCATCACGTGAAACCTTGAGATCCGCCTGCTTGAAGTGATAGGACTCCCGGATTGAACAAAGAATGCTCCGTTCATCATGAGATCATTGTCAGATCTCCAATTCCAATTCTTCCACTCGCTCTCCACTGCGTAATCCCTCTTGGTCACCTGCATAAACGTAcgtaaaacaattaattagcatgaagaaaattcaattgatCACCAAGCATTTGGAAGTTAAAAAACTACCTGAAGGGCACTGGAGGAGAAGGATATAATATCTGGTTATATACATACCTCCTTAGCAAAAGTATTATTAGGAGCAATAAATCGATTGCCCTGACTGACGATGGTAGGGTTGTGGCTTCCACCAATGGCATACATCATCCAGTGGGTGTAGTCATTGTTGACCACGTGGAAGAAACCCCATCTGCACCTAGGCATCCTCTGAACCAATCCCCTACCAAAGTGGTTGAATGCAACTGTAATTTGCATTATAGAATCACCCGAGTAGCTATCACTTGCACCGAACAACATCACCTGCATGAGAAATCATTGGTTATTATCAACCAGAGATCTATTGAAATGAGGAAAACAtttaagagttgatttagtAAACAGCTAAAGTCATTTAATAAGGTGACCGTCTTCCTTATTTTCCAGATTACATTCTAATCAAGAGTCAAATACTACAAGATAAAGAATTTAAGTCTCATGTTACCTCATTGTGGCGAGTGAAATGGCTGTTCGAAATGGTGATGGCATTTGATCCCATGATGACATCGATAAGCCCGTCTTGGCAGTTGGACATGGAAACGTGATCGATCCAAATGTTAGAGGATCCAAAGATAGAAATCCCATCTCCGTCGCTTTTAGTTCTGAATCCATAGTGGTCTACAGAATCCCTGACGA is a window of Populus nigra chromosome 10, ddPopNigr1.1, whole genome shotgun sequence DNA encoding:
- the LOC133704430 gene encoding probable pectate lyase P59; the protein is MRTLNGHFLFFSLFVSLAAFVPTLQGHIGEFDEYWKKKADEALKAAQEAFYPDPMNVTNQFNFQVNKVMTETNSTRRSLEGKRGGRCMATNPIDRCWRCDPNWASHRQKLADCVLGFGHKTVGGKYGKIYVVTDASDNDMLNPKPGTLRHAVIQKEPLWIIFSGSMVIRLNQELMVASNKTIDSRGAKVHIAYGAGITLQFVQNVIIHGLRIHDIVIGSGGLVRDSVDHYGFRTKSDGDGISIFGSSNIWIDHVSMSNCQDGLIDVIMGSNAITISNSHFTRHNEVMLFGASDSYSGDSIMQITVAFNHFGRGLVQRMPRCRWGFFHVVNNDYTHWMMYAIGGSHNPTIVSQGNRFIAPNNTFAKEVTKRDYAVESEWKNWNWRSDNDLMMNGAFFVQSGSPITSSRRISRFHVMKSKPGTFVTRLTRFSGSLSCFKGKPC
- the LOC133704178 gene encoding uncharacterized protein LOC133704178; this encodes MAMQAGVSVSRILILAGAGYTGTVMLKNGKLSELLGELQSLTKGMGKSGEQSDGDSDYSDAIAQQVRRLAMEVRQLASARQITVLNGNSGQMGNLTGLIAPAATLGALGYGYMWWKGLKFSDFMYVTKRSMASAVSNLTKHLEQVSEALSTAKTHLTQRIQLLDDKMESQKEISKAIQNDVNAASENLTQIGSELWQLQCLVSGLDGKIGSLEEKQDIANMGVMYLCNFVGGKKAKMPKALEDQFKPSGRTRASLMYSEVPSLTGLKELADDISQTFGEPATDAILQDGTDNLEDQPRIPRIDQPRALLRFNSARC